The following proteins are encoded in a genomic region of Pyxicephalus adspersus chromosome 9, UCB_Pads_2.0, whole genome shotgun sequence:
- the LOC140338720 gene encoding RNA-binding protein 4B-like, with the protein MNSCRVCSLKGKKMHVQLSTSRLRVTPGMGERSRCYRCGKDGHWSGMCPLDQMAQELGPPYHDPLSDPYVPMRSAAAAYAERMLYDERRSLIDYYHRYRIRPSSYDTFMDRRLPPIPPPSMSTLSHRKRLESYPYERHLLPPPPPLPSFYTRDRSPLRRTTATASVEEYSMERRLNPAIRNPLYDTSRYMRDAYSERSRFY; encoded by the coding sequence ATGAACTCTTGTCGCGTGTGCTCTCTTAAAGGGAAAAAGATGCACGTTCAGCTTTCTACAAGTCGTCTGAGGGTAACGCCGGGGATGGGAGAACGAAGCCGATGCTACCGTTGCGGGAAGGATGGCCACTGGTCCGGAATGTGTCCCTTAGACCAAATGGCTCAGGAGCTGGGGCCACCTTATCATGATCCTTTGTCCGATCCCTATGTCCCAATGCGCAGTGCGGCGGCTGCCTATGCGGAACGTATGTTATATGATGAACGCCGCAGCCTTATAGACTACTACCATCGTTATCGTATACGCCCGTCATCTTATGATACTTTTATGGATCGTCGACTGCCTCCTATTCCCCCACCGTCAATGTCCACTTTATCACACAGAAAGCGTTTGGAATCCTATCCATATGAAAGGCATTTGTTGCCACCTCCACCTCCGCTTCCCAGCTTTTATACACGAGATCGAAGCCCCTTACGTCGTACCACTGCAACCGCTAGTGTGGAGGAATATAGTATGGAGCGCAGATTAAACCCTGCCATACGGAATCCTCTCTATGACACCTCACGATACATGCGGGATGCCTATTCTGAACGGTCGCGGTTTTACTAA